Part of the Oerskovia paurometabola genome is shown below.
TACTTCGCCCTCTGGCTGCACCGCAACAGCGAGCACATGAGCCTCGCGCCGCGGTGGTTCACGCTCTCGCCCGCCGTGCTCAAGCCCGTCTTCGGCGTCGGTGTGAGCGAGCTGCTCCAGGCGTCCTTCCTGATCGTGACGTCCCTGGTGCTCAACAACCTCGCCGTCGCCTACGGCGACAGCGCGCTCGGGGCCATGGGCGTCGCGGTCCGCATCGCACAGGTGCCCGAGTTCCTCGTCATGGGCGTCACGCTCGGCGTCCTCCCGCTGCTCGCCTACGCGTACGGCAAGGGCGACCGGAACCGCCTCCACTCGGCCGTGCGAGTCTCCGCGCTCGCGGTGGGCGGCATCTCGCTGGTCTCGGCGGCGACCGTGCTCGCCTTCCGTGAGCCCCTGTTCTCCGCGTTCTCGGCCGACCGCTCGATGCTCACGATCGGCGTCACGATCCTCACGGCGCAGCTCGTCGCGATGGTCATGAACGGGTTCACAGGGCTCCTCACCTCGCTCTTCCAGGCCACGGGGCGCGCGACCCCGGCGATCGTGATCTCGTTGGCGCAGGGCGTCCTCTTCATCCCGATCGTCATCCTCGGGAACCTCTGGTTCGGGCTCTCGGGCATCGTCTGGTCGCTGACGGTCTCCGAGTCGGCCGTGCTCCTCGTCGCCGTCGTGATGTGGCTCGTGTCCCGCCGGGCGATCGATCGCGGGCTCGCCACCGGCAGCGCAGAGCGCGCCGAGCAGTCGCTCGCACCCGCTGCGGCCTGACCGGGTCTCCGCCTGGGCTCGTGAACCGCCAGCCGCGGGAGAGACCCGTCGTGGACATCCCGCGACGCAGAAGGCCCCCGGCCAGCGTTTCCGCTGGCCGGGGGCCTTCTCCTTCGGTGGGCGATACTGGGTTCGAACCAGTGACCTCTTCGGTGTGAACGAAGCGCGCTACCACTGCGCCAATCGCCCGCTGCGACTGAACCTTCCGGTCCGGCCGTGCGTCCTGGAAGATATTAGCCGTATTTCGACCCAGATCGCGAACTGGCCTCCGGAGCGGCCTCCCGGCCCGTCGCGACGGGACTCCCCCAGCGTAGCGCTGCGGGGTCCGCAGCGGCTGGATTCCGGGCCTCACCAGCCCATCGACCCTCCCGTCACGGGTCCATGCGCTCCCGCCGACGCCGGTCGAACAGCTCGCGCGCCGCGAGCGACAGCTCCCCGGCGCGCACGGGGGCGCCGTCGAGCGAGACCACGGGCTGGATGTTGCGCACGCTCCCCGCGAGGGCGAGGCCCATGCCCGAGGAAGCTCCGCCGTCGGGCCCCGTGGCCACGACCCGGTCGAGGACCGAGAACGGGAGCGCCGCCTCCCGGACGGGCAGCCCGTCCTCCGCGGCCCACTCCAGGAGGAGCTCGCGCGTGATGCCCGCCAGGCAGCCCGACGAGAGCGGGGGTGTCACGAGCTCGCCGCCGACCTCGACGAGGACGTTCGCACCCGTACCCTCGCACAGCTCGCCGACCGTGTTGGCGAGGATGGCCTCGTCGCCGCCGCGTGCGACGGCGTCGGCGAGCGCGACGACGTTCTCGGCGTACGAGGTCGTCTTGAGCCCGGCCACGGCCGAGCGCTCGTTGCGCACCCAGGGCGAGCGGACGGCGCGGGACGTCGGGCCGGGCGACGCGGGGCCTGCGGCGATGACGATCGTCTCCGCGCCGTCCTCGCGCCCCGAGCCCAGCGGCCCGAACCCGCCCGTGACCGTGATGCGCAGGCGCCCCGCGCTCTCCCCGGCCGCGGCGAGGACCTGCGCGACACCGTCGCGGACGCGCGCCTCGTCAGGCTCCGGCAGCCCCATGCCGGCCGCGGACCGGCCCAGGCGCCGCAGGTGACGTGTCAGGGCGAACGCCTGCCCGCCGTACACGGCGCACGTCTCGAAGATCCCGTCCCCCACGGTCACCCCGTGGTCGAGCGCGCTCAGCGCGCGCTCCCGCGGCTCGACGAAGGACCCATCCACCCACACGACGATCGACATGACCTCAGTCTGCCGCAGGCTCGCCCGTCGCCGCAGACCCGCCCGACGCGAGCGCGACGAGCCGCGCGGCCTTGAGCTCGGTCTCCTCCCACTCCTCCACGGGGTCGCTCCCCCACGTGATGCCCGCGCCGGTCCCGAACCGCAGCTCGCCGCCGGTCCACCAGAAGGTCCGGATCCCGACGGCGAGCTCGGCCTCTCCCGTGGCGCCGTCGACCCAGCCGACGGCCCCGCAGTACGGGCCGCGGGGTCCGCGTTCGAGCTCGCGGATGATCCGCAGCGCCGACGACTTGGGCGCCCCCGACACCGACGCGGGCGGGAACGTCGCATCGAGCACCTGCCCCCACAGGCCGCCCGGAGCGTCCTCGTCCACGGTCACGCACCCCTGTACGCGCGAGACCAGGTGCACGAGGCCCGGGTGCGCCTCGACGGCCAGGAGGTCGGTGACCTCGACCGAGCCCGGCGCGCTCACGCGCTGCAGGTCGTTGCGCACCAGGTCGGTGATCATGACGTTCTCGGTGCGGTCCTTCTCGCGCAGGCCGTCGACCGTGGGCGCGGTGCCCTTGATGGGCCCCGACGACAGCACGCCGTCCTCGAGCCGCAGGAACAGCTCGGGCGAGGCCGTCACGACCCACACGGGGTCGACGCCGCTCGCCGCGGGAACCTGGATCGCGCCCGCGTACGGGGCGGGGTTGCCGGCCGCGAGGATGCGGGCGAGCGCCCGGGCGTCGGGCTCGCGGTCCCCTGCGGGCAGGGGCGCGGCCAGGACGCGGCAGATGTTCGCCTGGTAGACGTCCCCCTCGTGCACGGCGTGGCGGACGGCCGCCACGGCGGCCTGGTACTCCTCGCGGGACAGCGAGCTGCGCCAGGCGTCGGGCGCAGGCCCGCACCAGGCGCCCTCCCCGCCCGACGGCGTCGCGTCCGCGGGCAGGTCGGCCTCGGTCCTCCCGTGGTGGGCGAAGCGCCACGCGCGGGCCCGACCGCCGTGCGCGGGGTCCTCGAAGTCGGCGACGACGAACCAGAGCCCCTCCGCCAGGCGTGCGGAGTCGACAGCGAGGTCGATGCACTCGACGACGCCTGCGCCGTGACGGCCGGCGAACGATGCGAAGCCGGCCCCGGTGACGGCAGGTGCGTCGACGGCGAGGCCGGTCGGCCGGGCTGTGCTCGGAGTACGGGCCGCACGGGCCGTCTCGTGGTCCCCGTGCAGGTCAGAGGGCCGGGGTGCGGGCCGTTCGTCCGCCTCGCGCGGGGCCTCGAAGCGTGACCCGCGCCTCATTCGCCCCACCTGCCCCGCACCGACGGATCGTCAGGAAGCCGCGGAACTTCGCGGGTCCTGGGGTTCTGGCATCGCTGAGCTGGCACGTGACAACGCTACCGATCCCCGAGGGGCGGCCCGTCCGGTTGGACGCCCGGCGCTTCGGTCCACTAAAGTCTGTGACGCGCCGAAAAACGCCGGAGAGATCCGGTCGAGGTCGGTCGCGCGGACGTGGCTCAGTGGTAGAGCATCACCTTGCCAAGGTGAGGGTCGCGGGTTCGAATCCCGTCGTCCGCTCGGATAGGTCTTCGGACCTGTCGGGTTCGACCTGGTGGAGTGGCCGAGAGGCGAGGCAGCGGCCTGCAAAGCCGTGCACGTGGGTTCGAATCCCATCTCCACCTCTCAGCACAGCAGTACCCCTTGCGCTGTTCTCTCGCAGACCAGCCCTGGGCGATTGGCGCAGCGGTAGCGCGCTTCCCTGACACGGAAGAGGTCACTGGTTCGATCCCAGTATCGCCCACCACACGAAGGCCGTCCCCCACCGGGACGGCCTTTTCTCATGCCCGGACCTTGGCGTTCCCCGTCGACGTGAGAGGGGTGCTTCCGTCCGAGACGGGCGTCCGCGACACAGCCCCGGAGACCCGTCTCGGACGCAACCACTCATCTCGCGAACCTGCCGGCGGCAGCCTCGCGCGGCGGGCCCGCGCCGGGCGAGCTCGACCGCGCCCCCGGACGCCCCCTTCACCCCCTCGCGGGGCCCGCGGCGCGCGAAACTACGCCCTCCAGCCCTCTCACCTGGGGCTATTTGGACTCTTGCCCCATCTGTCGGCTAGAGTCTGTGACGCGCCGAAAAACGCCGGAGAGATCCGGTCGAGGTCGGTCGCGCGGACGTGGCTCAGTGGTAGAGCATCACCTTGCCAAGGTGAGGGTCGCGGGTTCGAATCCCGTCGTCCGCTCGGATAGGTCTTCGGACCTGTCGGGTTCGACCTGGTGGAGTGGCCGAGAGGCGAGGCAGCGGCCTGCAAAGCCGTGCACGTGGGTTCGAATCCCATCTCCACCTCTCAGCACAGCAGTACCCCTTGCGCTGTTCTCTCGCAGACCAGCCCTGGGCGATTGGCGCAGCGGTAGCGCGCTTCCCTGACACGGAAGAGGTCACTGGTTCGATCCCAGTATCGCCCACCACACGAAGGCCGTCCCCCACCGGGACGGCCTTTTTCATGCCTGGGCCGCCACCGGTGTCGGCCCACCACGGACACCCACCGCTCGTCGCACCCGCCGAGGCCCTGGCCGCGGCCCTGGCCCTGGCCCGCCAGCATCCGAGCCCCGGCCCCTCCCCCGCGCGCAGCACGGCCTCCCGTGGGACGGTGTGACGCGGAGCACACCTGTCGACGACGCCAGGGCACGACTCCAGCACCGAAGCACCGAAGCGCCGAGCGCGGGCCACCCACCGGGAAGGGCACGCTCGGCGATCCACGGCCGCACGTGGGGGCACTGCCTGAGGAAGGACCTTCCTCAGGTCCGGTCGGCAGGGCGTCGCCCGGACGAGTCGAGCTACCGAGGAGCAGAACGTGACACCTGACCAGAGCAAGCCCGTCCCGCCGGGATGGGTCGGCGGGTTCGCCGAGTCGGACCCCGCTTTCGCCTACCCCGATCCCGACCTCACGTCGTTGCCGCTGCTCGAGAACATGGCGAACATCGACCTGCTCGATCGCCAGCAGGCGGTCCTGTGGCCCGAGTTCAGCTGGGAGACCGTCCTGGGGACGCCCGACTCCCGCGCGTTCCAGATGTTCGCCCCGGACATCTCGCGGGTCGGGTACACGAGCACGGGACGGGTGTACTCGGTCATCTGCCCGCAGCAGGGCACGTGCTCGCCGTCGTTCGGGACGCTCAACATCGAGGTCTCCGTGACGGGGCAGCGTGGGTGGGTCGACGAGCCGAGCAGGACGGTCGCGGCCGACCTGACGGTCGAGGGCAAGATCTGGTTCAGCCCGAGCGCCGCGCAGAGCCCCCTCGTCCAGCTCCTGTGGGACTTCTTCTCGACGACCGGTCGACCGTTCCCCGCCGACAAGGAGCACGCCATCCGCGTGCCCATCCACCGCCACGGCGAGCCGTCCGAGCCGGTCCTTCCCGGGCGCTCGGGCCAGACGGACTGGTTCCCGATCCCACCCTTCGCCCAGCACCACGACACGGCCTGGGCCGTCGCGAACCTGGCGGCGGAGATCGCGCCCGTCGCCCTCACGGGTGACGATCTCGTCGACGACTTCAACGAGCTCGTGATGTACGTGTTCAACCTGTCCTCGGGGAACCTGCTCGCGCCGGGCAACCTGCTGACGTGGAACGTCTGGTTCACCGAGCCCGCGCTCGTGGACCGCGTCGAGTGGCGTGAGCACGCCGAGAAGTGGCGGACGTCGATCGACGCCTGCCACGGCCCGGAGGGCAGCCAGCCGCGCTACTTCGACGGCCGGCCGTTCAAGCCCGACCTCGCAGCGGTCGCCTCCGAGCAGACGGCGATCGCCGCGTTCATCGAGAAGCACGTCCCGGCGACGTGACCCGTGCCCCTGGGGCCGTCTTCCCACGGGGCGGCCTCAGGGGGTGAGGGCCCCGGTGCGTCGTCCAGCCCGACGGCGGCGCGCTCCAGCCTCTTGAAGGTGCGGCGGGCGGGTCGTAGCGTCGGGAGCATGTGTCGAAACATCACCGCCCTGCGCGGGCTCGAGCCTCCGGCGACCGACGAGGAGATCCAGGCTGCGGCCCTCCAGTTCGTCCGCAAGGTCGCCGGTGTCCAGACGGTCAGCACCTCGACCCGGGGCCCGATCGACGTCGCCGTCGCCGAGATCGCTGCGACCGTCACGAGGCTCCTCGCGGACCTGCCCGAACGTCGCCAGCCGCCGAGCACGGTGCCGCCGCTGCGTCGGGCCGAGGTGCGCGCGCGGATCGCCGCCCGCGAGGCCGCCGAGGCCGAGCACGAACGCGCGCACGCCCTGGGGCTGGCCCACGAGCACTGATTCCGTCCGCGCGCCCGGCAGCGTCTAGGCTCGTCGGGTGGACTCCCGCGTCAACGAACCCGTCACCGCCGAGCCGGTCAGCGCCTCGATGCGCCGCGCCAAGGCCGAGGCGCGCACGTCGCACGTCACCATCGGCCAGGTCGGCCGCACGGCCGAGGGGCGTGTCACGATCGACTGCTCGTGCGGGATGCAGCTCACGAACGGCCCGGACTGGTCGCTCGACGAGCACATCCGGCTCCACCGCGCGGAGGCGCGCTACGTCGCGCTGAGCAAGGTCGCCCCCGCGGGCATGCCGCGTCTCGTCGCCGTCGACCGGGACCGGCTGCCCACGCTCGACTGACGGCCGCTCCCCCGCGTCGCGCGCGCGTCTCGTCGGCAATGCCTCACAGGCCGGCGGACCCAGGAGACCAGGCCTCGACGGGTCAGAGCTCGTCGGGGTCGTCCCAGGACCGTCCGCTCGACATGCCGTCGCTCGGCTGCCGTTCCGCCTCGGAGAGCGAGTGCGGGGCCTTCGAGGCGTCCCCGCCCTCGCGGACGTCGGCGTCCGCCTCGTCCTCGAGCCGGAAGCGGGTGCGGGGAGAGATGCGTGCGGACGAGACGTCGCTCTCGTTCAGGTCGACCGCGTCGGACGTGCGGTGCTCGCTCGTGCTGCTCATACCTCCGGTCTAGCAGGTCCGGCGGCCCGTTGCACGATCCCGCGCCGATGCCGGGCCGGCCTCGGGCCGTCCAGGCCGAGGCGGTGAGCCGCCTGTCTGCCGGGCTCCCGTGAATCGTCCCGCGCTTGGCACACTATTAGTGAACGGTGAGGTTCCCCCGCCGGACCGGTCCCCCAGGAAACCCGGCGCCCGTCCCACCAGGCCTCACGCAGCCCGACGACGGCGAGCGACGTCGTCGGGCACGGGCGCCGAGGCGCGCTTCCCCGCGTCGCGGGCGATACTCGGGCCATGACGGAGCCCGCACGGTCGCGCTCGTTCCCCGGCCTCTTCCCCACGCTGCGCGGCTACCACCTCGCCTGGCTGCGCACCGACGTCCTGGCCGGCCTGACCGCCGGGGCCGTGGTCGTGCCCCAGGCCATGGCCTACGCGACGATCGCGGACCTCCCCGTCCAGTACGGCCTCTACACGTGCATGCTGCCGATGGTCGTCTACGCCGCGCTCGGCGGGTCCCGCGCCCTGAGCATGTCGACGACCTCGACCATCGCGACCCTCGTGGCGACGTCGCTCGTCGGACTCTCGACGGTCAGCGGGGGCGGCGACTCCGAGGTGCGGATCCGCGCCCTGGCCACCCTGACCGTGCTGGTCGGGGCGATCCTGCTCGCCGCGCGCCTGCTGCGGCTCGGGTCCCTCGTCGAGAACATCAGCCATGCGACGCTCACGGGCATCAAGGCGAGCGTCGGCCTGACCGTCGCCGTGGGGCAGGTCCCCAAGCTGCTCGGCGCCGACGAGACGCTCCACGGGCACGGCTTCCTGCCCGAGGTCCGCGCGGCGGCCCACGCGCTCTCGGACGTCAACGGCACGACCGTGCTCCTCTCGCTCGTCTCGCTCGCCGCGCTCGTGGGCATCGGCCGGGCCTGGCCCCGCCTGCCCGCTCCCCTCCTGGTGGTGGTCGGCGGGATCCTCGCCTCGGCGTTCGGCGGCATCACCGAACGCGGCGTGTCCCTCGTCTCGCCCATCCCCGCCGGGCTGCCCGCGGTCGTCGTGCCCCGCCTCGGCGACGTTCCCCATCTGCTGCCCGCCGCCGCGGCCATCGCGATCATGGCGTTCCTCGAGTCGGTGGCCGTCGCGCGCGAGGTCCGCAACCGCAAGGAGGCACGGGTCGACCCCGACCAGGAGCTCCTCGCGGTCGGGGCCGCGAGCCTCGTGGGCGGGTTCACGGCGGTCATCCCCGCAGCCGGCGGGTTCAGCCAGTCGGCCGTCGCCCAACGCGCCGGGGCGCGCAGCCAGCTCGTGAGCGTCGTGACCGCGCTGCTCGCGGTCCTCGTGGCGCTGTTCCTCGCTCCCGTCCTGGACCACATGCCGGAGGCGACCCTCGGCGCCGTCGTGCTCGTGGCCACGCTCGGCCTCGTCGACGTCCGCGAGTTCCGCGCCCTGACCCGGTTCGACGTCTCCGAGCTGTGGATCGCCGTCGCGACCACGCTCGTCGGACTCGTCTCGGGCCTGCTGGCCGGCGTCGCCGCCGGGGTGCTCCTGACCCTGTTCATCGTGCTGCGCGACCTCGACCGCCCCCAGGTCGAGGTGCTGACGCGCGGTCCGGGCGGCTGGCACGTGACGACCGAGGCCGACCCCTCGGTGCCGGCCGGGCCCACGGCACCGACCGGCAGCCCGGCGACCGGCGACCCCCTCGTGCTGCGCCTGCGGTCGATGCTCTACACGGCCAACGTCCGCCCGACCCTCGAGCGCGTCCTCGCGCTCGTCCAGGCCGCGAGCGCCCGGACCGTCGTCCTCGACGCGAGCGCGATGGACTGGGTGTCCTCGACCGTCGTCGACGAGCTCGAGGGGCTCGACGACGAGCTCGCCGCGCACGACTGCCGCCTGGTCCTCGCGGAGGTCGACCCGGCGCTCGTCGGGCGGCTGCGCAGCTCCGACTGGTTCCGGGAGACCGAGGCGCAGGGGCGTGTGGTGCGCACGGTCGAGGACGCGGTCGCGCCGCCGGCAGCCCCGGGCAGTCCGCCTGTTCCTCCCGGTTCGTCCGCCGGGGCGTGAGCCGCCGCACACCCGCGGGAGCGTGCCGTGGGCGACAACACGCCCGCGGGATGAAAAGGTCGACCCATGCAGACCTGGCCAGGGCGACCGTATCCGTTGGGCGCGACCTTCGACGGGACGGGCACCAACTTCGCGCTCTTCTCCGAGGTCGCCGAGAGAGTCGAGCTGTGCCTGATCGGCGACGAGACCGACGCCGAGGGGCGCCCGCTGGAGACGCGCGTCGTCCTCGAGGACGTCGACGCGCACGTCTGGCACGTGTACCTGCCCGGGCTCGGCCCGGGCACCCGGTACGGCTACCGCGTCCACGGCCCGTACGACCCTGCGTCGGGCCTGCGGTGCAACCCGTCGAAGCTCCTCGTCGATCCCTACGCCAAGGCGATCGACGGGCA
Proteins encoded:
- a CDS encoding aminotransferase class IV, giving the protein MSIVVWVDGSFVEPRERALSALDHGVTVGDGIFETCAVYGGQAFALTRHLRRLGRSAAGMGLPEPDEARVRDGVAQVLAAAGESAGRLRITVTGGFGPLGSGREDGAETIVIAAGPASPGPTSRAVRSPWVRNERSAVAGLKTTSYAENVVALADAVARGGDEAILANTVGELCEGTGANVLVEVGGELVTPPLSSGCLAGITRELLLEWAAEDGLPVREAALPFSVLDRVVATGPDGGASSGMGLALAGSVRNIQPVVSLDGAPVRAGELSLAARELFDRRRRERMDP
- a CDS encoding chorismate-binding protein yields the protein MRRGSRFEAPREADERPAPRPSDLHGDHETARAARTPSTARPTGLAVDAPAVTGAGFASFAGRHGAGVVECIDLAVDSARLAEGLWFVVADFEDPAHGGRARAWRFAHHGRTEADLPADATPSGGEGAWCGPAPDAWRSSLSREEYQAAVAAVRHAVHEGDVYQANICRVLAAPLPAGDREPDARALARILAAGNPAPYAGAIQVPAASGVDPVWVVTASPELFLRLEDGVLSSGPIKGTAPTVDGLREKDRTENVMITDLVRNDLQRVSAPGSVEVTDLLAVEAHPGLVHLVSRVQGCVTVDEDAPGGLWGQVLDATFPPASVSGAPKSSALRIIRELERGPRGPYCGAVGWVDGATGEAELAVGIRTFWWTGGELRFGTGAGITWGSDPVEEWEETELKAARLVALASGGSAATGEPAAD
- a CDS encoding DUF2277 domain-containing protein — its product is MCRNITALRGLEPPATDEEIQAAALQFVRKVAGVQTVSTSTRGPIDVAVAEIAATVTRLLADLPERRQPPSTVPPLRRAEVRARIAAREAAEAEHERAHALGLAHEH
- a CDS encoding SulP family inorganic anion transporter, encoding MTEPARSRSFPGLFPTLRGYHLAWLRTDVLAGLTAGAVVVPQAMAYATIADLPVQYGLYTCMLPMVVYAALGGSRALSMSTTSTIATLVATSLVGLSTVSGGGDSEVRIRALATLTVLVGAILLAARLLRLGSLVENISHATLTGIKASVGLTVAVGQVPKLLGADETLHGHGFLPEVRAAAHALSDVNGTTVLLSLVSLAALVGIGRAWPRLPAPLLVVVGGILASAFGGITERGVSLVSPIPAGLPAVVVPRLGDVPHLLPAAAAIAIMAFLESVAVAREVRNRKEARVDPDQELLAVGAASLVGGFTAVIPAAGGFSQSAVAQRAGARSQLVSVVTALLAVLVALFLAPVLDHMPEATLGAVVLVATLGLVDVREFRALTRFDVSELWIAVATTLVGLVSGLLAGVAAGVLLTLFIVLRDLDRPQVEVLTRGPGGWHVTTEADPSVPAGPTAPTGSPATGDPLVLRLRSMLYTANVRPTLERVLALVQAASARTVVLDASAMDWVSSTVVDELEGLDDELAAHDCRLVLAEVDPALVGRLRSSDWFRETEAQGRVVRTVEDAVAPPAAPGSPPVPPGSSAGA
- a CDS encoding MATE family efflux transporter, with product MTSSTLEPTVPTDDVGTNHWYLASAPVVRALVHLCVPMAAAMIVGAVYNVVNAGFIGSLHDSALLAAVTLGTPLLGLVMAIGGVFGVGGGALVSRMLGAVDRDPAQTDEIKHVSSFAVWGSVIAGAVVGGLGLLLLHPLVSLLGADAAAAPATKAYVGVMLAFVPVLTAAFCLEQLVRAEGAARQVMIGLIGSTIANVVLDVLLILVLHQGVAGAAVAMSLSNLGLVAYFALWLHRNSEHMSLAPRWFTLSPAVLKPVFGVGVSELLQASFLIVTSLVLNNLAVAYGDSALGAMGVAVRIAQVPEFLVMGVTLGVLPLLAYAYGKGDRNRLHSAVRVSALAVGGISLVSAATVLAFREPLFSAFSADRSMLTIGVTILTAQLVAMVMNGFTGLLTSLFQATGRATPAIVISLAQGVLFIPIVILGNLWFGLSGIVWSLTVSESAVLLVAVVMWLVSRRAIDRGLATGSAERAEQSLAPAAA